A region of Neovison vison isolate M4711 chromosome 7, ASM_NN_V1, whole genome shotgun sequence DNA encodes the following proteins:
- the LOC122914233 gene encoding olfactory receptor 56A4 translates to MASPSNYSTAPVSEFLLICFPNYQSWQHWLSLPLSLLFLLAMGANATLLITIWLEVSLHEPMYYLLSLLSLLDIVLCLTVIPKVLAIFWFDLKSISFSACFLQMFIMNSFLTMESCTFMIMAYDRYVAICHPLRYPSIITDQFVVKATIFVVARNGFFSLPVPALSSRLRYCAKNIIKNCICTNLSVSKLSCDDITFNRLYQFVAGWTLLGSDLILIVLSYSFILKAVLRIKAEGAAAKALSTCGSHFILILFFSTVLLVLVITNMARKKIPPDVPILLNILHHLIPPALNPIVYGVRTKEIKQGIQKLLRRV, encoded by the coding sequence ATGGCTTCACCCAGCAACTACTCCACTGCTCCTGTTTCTGAATTTCTCCTCATCTGCTTCCCTAACTACCAGAGTTGGCAGCACTGGCTGTCCCTGCCCctcagcctcctcttcctcctggccaTGGGGGCCAATGCCACCCTCCTGATCACCATTTGGCTGGAGGTCTCTCTGCATGAGCCCATGTACTACCTGCTTAGCCTCCTTTCCCTGCTGGACATTGTACTCTGCCTGACAGTCATCCCCAAGGTCCTGGCCATCTTCTGGTTTGATCTCAAGTCCATCAGCTtttcagcctgcttcctccagatGTTCATCATGAATAGTTTTCTGACCATGGAGTCCTGTACATTCATGatcatggcctatgaccgctatgtggccatttgCCACCCACTGAGATACCCATCCATAATCACTGACCAATTTGTGGTTAAAGCTACCATATTTGTTGTGGCCCGGAAtggcttcttttctcttcctgttccagCTCTTTCTTCTCGACTCAGATACTGTGCAAAGAACATCATCAAGAACTGTATCTGCACTAACCTGTCTGTGTCCAAACTCTCTTGTGATGACATCACCTTCAACCGGCTCTACCAGTTTGTGGCAGGCTGGACCCTACTGGGCTCTGACCTTATTCTTATTGTTCTGTCCTACTCCTTCATCCTGAAAGCTGTGCTAAGGATCAAGGCTGAGGGTGCTGCAGCCAAGGCCCTGAGCACATGTGGTTCCCACTTCATCCTCATCCTCTTTTTCAGCACAGTCCTGTTGGTTCTGGTCATCACTAACATGGCTAGGAAGAAGATTCCCCCAGATGTCCCCATCCTGCTCAACATCCTGCACCACCTCATCCCCCCAGCTCTGAACCCCATTGTTTATGGTGTGAGAACCAAGGAGATCAAGCAGGGAATCCAGAAGCTGCTGAGAAGAGTGTAA